A stretch of the Poseidonibacter parvus genome encodes the following:
- a CDS encoding type I polyketide synthase, which yields MSVITNTNNPWISCYETRENAKIRLICIPHGGGGSHVYKEWAEKLPDFIEVYALNFPGRGSRREENAICNMFELRDEIANVISQISDKPYVMFGHSVGALVAYEVAKEIEKQGIMPPLRLILSAHKAPEDSKEDEPMYTLSDEDLMSKILELGLLPEDVLENKELLDFILPPLRADFEISETYEYEKSDALTIPITATFGKTDPLLNEQDIQKWEKYTNSEYKIKEYDGDHFYTVSKQELLFDDIVKELKQDLKALPLSIMHGISAEYPKKCLHELFKEQALKNPEKIAALDVDKQISFKELDEQTDLLARKLQTLGLGVDDIGGIYTQSSVEYIIAYLGILKAGGAYMPLEVAYPTELLKKALNKAKPKVIVTTNEYIEFLPQNEQIVCLDENWQERLTKENLPELYANQEKPDIDSLAYCVMTSGTTGEPKGIICPHRGAVNSYYWRYNYYPYQDNEREACNVFFVWEAVRALLQGFPTYVIPDSSIYDPWKLVSFLEEHKITRVLFTPSLLEQILNTPYIDLTNRLSGLKIVWLNGEVVPTTLKNRFFEVFPDCKLLNDYSVSETHDICTYDLALLDERYSPKFSSVGKPMSNVSIYLLDEEQNPVPQGVSAEIYVAGDSLARGYLGDKEKTDERFVKDTIKNDGSIMFRSGDAGRFLPNVELEIKGRIEFMIKLRGYTVVPGAVEAAINDHSAINACVVVTKDNPQTKQPDALVAYLVSNKSMEDNELIISLREHLKNNLPHYEIPSYLIVLDELPLNSVTGKLDRKKLPDPDVAAHKAIENAPKIGGTLNEQIIIDVWQEVLGTPINSVKDNFFDLGGHSLLAVKICFELSQKLNIQVSVVDIFNKPTVQSLAELIDSKKDGGGLAHLENITSSKDKDNQNSSSDLAIIGMAGVFPGAKNVDEFWDNLCNKNCSIKELSSEYLESIGVSAEIYEDENYRAYGALIDDVEHFDYQFWNLSKKESVLMDPQHRLFLQSCYHALENAGIKPGKGERTGVFGGSYSPLYLLHQLGGGGFMDPTDPMEYHLTETGNDKDYLTTRVSYMLDLQGPSIGVQTSCSTALSVISSACQSLELNQCDIALAGASSITFPQGGYQYVEGHINSLDGKVRTFDEKASGTILGDGVGVVVLKRLDDALRDKDTIYSVIKGYATNNDGIEKAGYSAPAVKGQQVSVTQALENANVGADSISYIEAHGTGTLVGDPIEIRALSDVYERYTDKKQYCALGSVKPNIGHSNIAAGMAGIMKASLCLYHKTLVPNINYDKPNPAMDIENSPFYVNTELKKWEVDGDFPRRAGVSSLGIGGTNNHFILEEAPEVQINEDKQEKDKQEKDKNHNLFLLSAKSENSLKENALSIANFIEKNPNISLDDIEYTLRETKLFYEYRVGVSCTDKNSAIKALRNSAKGTKVSKLSSKQIQSDIKNVFVFSGQGSQHEFMGLGLYQNEPRFKKYFDECCKILEKELGVDFKELLFEKGAKAFEYAYYTQPLIVAHQYSIAKTLMDWGIKPDGLAGHSIGEYTAALISGIFSLEDTLKLVITRGKQMQKAGVGTMLSASMPLLEAKEILKKHNQVSIAVINTPNSIVFSGEVEAILKLQEELRAKDIKSQKVNVSQAFHSPMMSDAAQELTKVVKTIKRNKPQIPLMSNVTGTWMSENQVNDDEYWGAHMRECVYFSDNIEGLLAKSPSNVIEVGANTILTTAMRSFTGKLDNKPLVIPSSRHPKNTSTNDAEALDNVIAQMWVNGREIDWSLYSNYKGNRIALPGYSFEKVSCWATNTNLMSGSVETSSSKDEMIKDVSNRGFIPSWTRSVFPNVNDDLKEQKWLVFAKADEFSDDIIKSLKDKNASIEVVYPEDVKMDDANSFITLFNTLNKEEKYPNRILYLWTLGLSEDVKEQLDMSFYPLLNFTKGLASQSSFDTLKVWILTDYTFSVNDEKTNPVKATLFGPSIVLPQEYSQIECRMIDVLPAEISSTDTKRRVLNEISATNPDIEPFVAIRGIKRFVKRYEKAAIAPVENQDGFKQDGVYIITGGLGRIARTLSEKLATFNAKLILTTRGNADTQRIKEHIQVLESKGAKVQVLQANMGEFDDVENIINVAIKEYGKIDGIFHLAGVADLRYLPDIDKEICELEFNPKIHGLLNLENVLSKLIEEKDIKPDFVMMFSSLASILGGYSMTAYTAANRFMDAFTQINPYRLGIKWLCTNWDDWDFEYSKEQVSAYEQTVAKYSMSPEDGIESIQRVISMSEPLQILISTRDMNPRVEQWLHQKAQDEEDSENSDEKLADDLVQRVSKIYKDVLSMPELNDDDNFFSVGGDSLIASQILLKLRRNLKEYSSKLTLASVFDYPSVESLATWLKEN from the coding sequence ATGTCTGTTATAACAAATACCAACAACCCCTGGATAAGCTGCTATGAAACCAGAGAAAATGCAAAGATTCGTTTGATTTGTATTCCGCATGGTGGAGGAGGATCACATGTTTACAAAGAATGGGCAGAGAAATTACCTGATTTTATAGAAGTTTATGCACTTAATTTCCCAGGTCGAGGAAGCAGACGTGAAGAAAATGCAATTTGCAATATGTTTGAACTTCGTGATGAAATTGCTAATGTAATATCTCAAATTTCAGATAAACCTTATGTTATGTTTGGTCATAGTGTTGGTGCTTTAGTTGCTTACGAAGTTGCAAAAGAGATTGAAAAGCAAGGTATTATGCCACCACTTAGATTAATTCTATCAGCTCATAAGGCTCCTGAGGATTCAAAAGAAGATGAGCCTATGTATACGCTTAGCGATGAGGATTTAATGAGTAAAATCTTAGAGCTTGGTTTATTACCTGAGGATGTACTTGAAAATAAAGAATTACTTGATTTTATTTTGCCACCACTTAGAGCTGATTTTGAAATTTCAGAAACTTATGAGTATGAAAAAAGCGATGCTTTAACTATTCCAATAACTGCAACTTTTGGTAAAACTGATCCATTATTAAATGAACAAGATATACAAAAATGGGAAAAATATACAAATAGTGAATATAAAATCAAAGAGTATGATGGCGATCATTTTTATACAGTATCAAAACAAGAACTTCTTTTTGATGATATTGTAAAAGAGTTAAAGCAAGATTTAAAAGCTCTTCCTCTTTCAATTATGCACGGAATAAGTGCAGAGTATCCAAAGAAGTGTTTACATGAACTCTTTAAAGAACAAGCACTAAAAAACCCAGAAAAGATTGCAGCATTAGATGTTGATAAACAAATAAGCTTTAAAGAGTTAGACGAACAAACTGATTTATTAGCAAGAAAATTACAAACTTTAGGCTTAGGCGTTGATGATATTGGTGGAATTTATACCCAGAGTTCAGTTGAATATATAATTGCATATTTAGGAATTTTAAAAGCAGGTGGGGCGTATATGCCTTTAGAGGTTGCTTATCCTACAGAATTGTTAAAAAAAGCATTAAATAAAGCTAAACCAAAAGTTATAGTAACGACAAATGAATATATTGAATTCTTGCCACAAAATGAGCAAATAGTATGTTTAGATGAGAATTGGCAAGAAAGATTAACAAAAGAAAATCTTCCAGAACTTTACGCAAATCAAGAGAAACCAGATATTGACTCACTTGCATATTGTGTTATGACTTCAGGTACAACAGGTGAACCAAAAGGGATTATTTGTCCTCATAGAGGTGCTGTAAATTCGTATTATTGGAGATATAACTATTATCCATATCAAGACAATGAAAGAGAAGCTTGTAATGTCTTTTTTGTATGGGAAGCTGTTCGTGCATTGCTTCAAGGTTTCCCTACTTATGTTATTCCTGATAGCTCAATTTACGATCCATGGAAATTAGTAAGCTTTTTAGAAGAGCATAAAATTACAAGAGTGCTTTTTACTCCTTCATTATTAGAGCAAATTTTAAATACTCCTTATATAGATTTAACAAATCGTTTATCTGGCTTAAAAATTGTATGGTTAAATGGTGAAGTTGTACCAACTACATTAAAAAATAGATTCTTTGAAGTTTTCCCAGATTGTAAACTTTTAAATGATTATTCTGTTTCAGAAACTCATGATATTTGTACTTATGATTTAGCGCTTTTAGATGAAAGATACTCACCTAAGTTCTCAAGTGTTGGAAAACCAATGTCAAATGTGAGCATTTATCTTTTAGATGAAGAACAAAATCCAGTTCCACAAGGTGTTAGTGCTGAAATTTACGTAGCAGGTGATTCACTTGCTAGAGGATATTTAGGAGATAAAGAAAAAACTGATGAGAGATTTGTAAAAGATACTATTAAAAATGATGGTTCAATTATGTTTCGTTCAGGTGATGCAGGACGATTCTTGCCAAATGTAGAATTGGAAATAAAAGGTAGAATTGAGTTTATGATTAAACTTCGTGGTTATACAGTTGTACCTGGTGCCGTTGAAGCTGCTATTAATGATCATAGTGCAATTAACGCATGTGTTGTAGTTACAAAAGATAACCCTCAAACAAAACAACCTGATGCATTAGTAGCGTATTTAGTAAGCAATAAAAGCATGGAAGATAATGAATTAATAATATCTCTAAGAGAGCATTTAAAAAACAACTTGCCTCATTATGAAATCCCATCTTATTTAATAGTTCTTGATGAATTACCACTTAATAGTGTTACAGGAAAATTAGATAGAAAAAAATTACCAGATCCTGATGTTGCAGCCCACAAGGCTATAGAAAATGCACCAAAAATTGGTGGAACGTTAAATGAACAAATAATTATAGATGTATGGCAAGAAGTTTTAGGAACTCCTATAAACTCAGTTAAAGATAACTTTTTTGATTTAGGTGGGCATTCTTTATTAGCAGTTAAAATATGTTTTGAGCTTTCACAAAAGCTTAATATTCAAGTTTCAGTTGTTGATATTTTTAATAAACCAACAGTTCAATCTCTTGCAGAGCTTATTGATTCAAAAAAAGATGGCGGAGGGCTTGCTCATCTTGAAAATATTACGAGTTCAAAAGATAAAGATAATCAAAATAGTTCAAGCGATTTAGCAATTATCGGAATGGCTGGGGTTTTCCCAGGTGCAAAAAATGTTGATGAGTTTTGGGATAATCTGTGCAATAAAAATTGCTCTATTAAAGAATTAAGCAGTGAGTATTTAGAAAGTATTGGTGTTAGTGCTGAGATTTATGAAGATGAAAATTACCGCGCATATGGGGCTTTAATAGATGACGTAGAGCATTTTGATTATCAATTTTGGAATTTAAGTAAAAAAGAGTCTGTTTTAATGGATCCTCAACATAGACTATTTTTACAATCTTGTTATCACGCACTAGAAAACGCAGGAATCAAGCCAGGTAAGGGCGAGAGAACTGGTGTGTTTGGTGGTTCTTATTCACCTCTTTATTTATTACACCAATTAGGCGGTGGTGGTTTTATGGATCCAACTGATCCTATGGAATACCATTTAACTGAAACAGGAAATGATAAAGATTATTTAACAACTAGAGTTTCATATATGCTTGATTTACAAGGGCCTAGTATTGGAGTTCAGACTTCTTGTTCAACTGCTCTTTCAGTTATTAGTTCAGCTTGTCAATCACTAGAACTTAATCAATGTGATATTGCTCTTGCAGGTGCTTCAAGTATTACTTTCCCTCAAGGTGGTTATCAATATGTTGAAGGTCACATAAACTCACTAGATGGAAAAGTAAGAACATTTGATGAAAAAGCTAGTGGAACTATTTTAGGTGATGGTGTTGGAGTTGTTGTTCTTAAAAGGTTAGATGATGCTCTAAGAGATAAAGATACTATCTATTCTGTTATAAAAGGTTATGCAACAAATAATGATGGTATTGAAAAAGCTGGATATTCAGCTCCAGCAGTAAAAGGTCAACAAGTATCAGTAACACAAGCACTTGAAAACGCAAATGTAGGAGCAGATTCTATTAGCTATATAGAAGCTCATGGAACAGGAACCCTAGTAGGTGATCCAATTGAAATAAGAGCTTTAAGTGATGTTTATGAAAGATATACTGACAAGAAACAATATTGTGCTCTAGGCTCAGTTAAGCCAAATATCGGACATAGTAATATTGCTGCAGGAATGGCTGGTATTATGAAGGCAAGTTTATGTTTATATCATAAAACATTAGTACCAAATATAAACTATGATAAACCAAATCCAGCAATGGATATTGAAAATTCTCCTTTTTATGTAAATACAGAGCTTAAAAAATGGGAAGTTGATGGAGATTTCCCAAGACGAGCGGGAGTATCTTCTTTAGGAATTGGTGGGACAAATAATCACTTTATTCTAGAAGAAGCTCCAGAAGTTCAAATAAATGAAGATAAACAAGAAAAAGATAAACAAGAAAAAGATAAAAATCATAATCTTTTCTTGCTTAGTGCAAAAAGTGAAAACTCACTAAAAGAAAATGCTCTATCAATAGCCAACTTTATAGAGAAAAACCCAAATATTAGTTTAGATGATATTGAATATACGTTAAGAGAAACTAAACTATTTTATGAGTATCGAGTAGGAGTTTCTTGTACTGATAAAAACTCAGCAATTAAGGCTCTAAGAAATAGCGCAAAAGGTACTAAAGTTAGCAAACTTAGTTCAAAACAAATACAAAGTGATATAAAAAATGTTTTTGTTTTCTCAGGTCAAGGCTCACAGCATGAGTTTATGGGACTAGGACTATATCAAAATGAACCAAGATTTAAAAAATACTTTGATGAATGTTGTAAAATTTTAGAAAAAGAATTAGGCGTTGATTTTAAAGAATTACTTTTTGAAAAAGGTGCAAAAGCATTTGAATATGCCTATTATACTCAGCCATTAATTGTAGCTCATCAGTACTCAATTGCTAAAACTTTAATGGATTGGGGAATAAAACCTGATGGACTTGCAGGTCATAGTATTGGCGAATATACAGCTGCACTTATTAGTGGAATATTTTCTCTTGAAGATACTTTAAAACTTGTAATAACAAGAGGTAAACAGATGCAAAAAGCAGGAGTTGGCACAATGCTTTCAGCCTCAATGCCATTACTTGAAGCAAAAGAAATACTAAAAAAACATAATCAAGTTTCAATTGCCGTTATAAATACACCTAATAGTATTGTCTTCTCAGGAGAAGTTGAAGCTATTTTAAAACTACAAGAAGAGCTAAGAGCAAAAGATATAAAGTCTCAAAAAGTAAATGTTTCTCAAGCATTTCATTCACCAATGATGAGTGATGCTGCGCAAGAGTTAACAAAAGTAGTTAAAACAATAAAAAGAAATAAACCACAGATTCCTTTAATGTCAAATGTTACAGGAACTTGGATGAGTGAGAACCAAGTTAATGATGACGAATATTGGGGAGCTCATATGCGCGAATGTGTGTATTTTTCTGATAATATTGAGGGATTATTGGCTAAAAGCCCAAGTAATGTAATTGAAGTTGGAGCTAATACAATTTTAACTACTGCAATGCGTAGTTTTACTGGGAAACTTGATAATAAACCTTTAGTTATTCCTAGTTCAAGACATCCAAAAAATACATCTACAAATGATGCAGAAGCTCTAGATAATGTAATAGCTCAAATGTGGGTAAATGGTAGAGAAATTGACTGGAGTCTTTATAGTAATTATAAAGGAAATAGAATTGCATTACCTGGATATTCATTTGAAAAAGTGAGTTGTTGGGCAACTAATACAAATCTAATGAGTGGTAGTGTAGAAACTAGTTCTAGCAAAGATGAGATGATTAAAGATGTATCAAATCGTGGTTTTATTCCTTCTTGGACAAGAAGCGTTTTCCCAAATGTAAATGATGATTTAAAAGAGCAAAAATGGTTAGTTTTTGCTAAGGCAGATGAATTTTCAGATGATATTATAAAGTCATTAAAAGATAAAAATGCAAGTATTGAAGTAGTTTATCCAGAAGATGTAAAAATGGATGATGCTAATTCTTTTATAACGCTTTTTAATACTCTTAATAAAGAAGAAAAATATCCAAATAGAATACTTTATTTATGGACTTTAGGATTAAGTGAAGATGTAAAAGAACAGTTAGATATGAGTTTTTACCCACTACTTAATTTTACAAAAGGTTTAGCATCACAAAGCTCATTTGATACGCTTAAAGTGTGGATTCTAACTGATTATACATTTAGCGTAAATGATGAAAAAACAAATCCAGTTAAAGCTACTCTTTTTGGTCCATCAATAGTTTTACCACAAGAATATTCTCAAATAGAATGTAGAATGATTGATGTCTTACCTGCTGAAATTAGCTCTACTGATACTAAAAGAAGAGTTTTAAATGAAATATCAGCTACAAACCCTGATATCGAGCCTTTTGTTGCAATTAGAGGTATTAAAAGATTTGTAAAAAGATATGAAAAAGCAGCAATTGCACCTGTAGAAAATCAAGATGGTTTTAAACAAGATGGAGTTTATATAATCACTGGAGGACTAGGTAGAATTGCCAGAACTCTAAGTGAAAAATTAGCTACATTTAATGCAAAGTTAATCTTAACTACAAGAGGTAATGCAGATACGCAGAGGATTAAAGAACATATTCAAGTGCTTGAAAGTAAGGGTGCAAAAGTGCAGGTTCTTCAAGCCAATATGGGTGAATTTGATGATGTTGAGAATATTATCAATGTCGCAATTAAAGAATATGGAAAAATTGATGGAATATTCCATCTAGCAGGAGTTGCGGATTTAAGATATTTACCTGATATAGATAAAGAAATTTGTGAGTTAGAGTTTAATCCAAAAATTCATGGACTTTTAAATTTAGAGAATGTATTGAGTAAATTAATTGAAGAAAAAGATATCAAGCCTGATTTTGTGATGATGTTCTCTTCTCTTGCTTCAATATTAGGTGGTTATAGTATGACTGCATATACAGCAGCTAATCGTTTTATGGATGCATTTACTCAAATAAATCCATATAGACTTGGTATAAAATGGCTATGTACAAACTGGGATGATTGGGATTTTGAATACTCAAAAGAGCAAGTTAGCGCATATGAACAAACTGTTGCAAAATACTCTATGAGCCCAGAAGATGGTATTGAGAGTATTCAAAGAGTAATTTCTATGAGTGAACCTCTTCAAATTCTAATTTCTACAAGAGATATGAATCCAAGAGTTGAGCAATGGTTACATCAAAAAGCGCAGGATGAAGAGGATTCAGAAAACAGTGATGAAAAACTAGCAGATGATTTAGTTCAAAGAGTTTCAAAAATTTACAAAGATGTATTAAGTATGCCTGAACTAAATGATGATGATAATTTCTTTAGTGTTGGGGGAGATAGCTTGATTGCAAGTCAAATTTTATTAAAACTTCGAAGAAATTTAAAAGAATATAGCAGTAAGCTTACACTAGCTAGTGTGTTTGATTATCCTTCTGTAGAATCATTGGCTACTTGGCTAAAAGAGAACTAG
- a CDS encoding 4'-phosphopantetheinyl transferase family protein, which yields MQNVYFLKLDFNINDHDLSMLEKTISAQRVEYAKQYHQRKDYIRSLLSSALLYYALDKNGIDKKDIVIERSPTGKPFLKNLENIDFNITHSGDWVACVIDSNNIGIDIEQIKDIDLTDYKEILTTEETDYINGKLENFYQIWTLKESYIKALGVGVYKSLSSFTVEPYDKHYAKVFQNDNDEKQWYFYNFNLDEKHYCSVCSQSKISKEHFNFLEYKSFYKNFR from the coding sequence ATGCAAAATGTATATTTTTTAAAACTTGATTTTAATATCAATGATCATGATTTATCAATGTTAGAAAAAACAATTTCTGCTCAAAGAGTTGAATATGCAAAACAATATCATCAAAGAAAAGATTATATTCGTTCACTTTTAAGCTCTGCTTTGCTTTATTATGCTTTAGATAAAAATGGAATTGATAAGAAAGATATAGTCATTGAAAGATCTCCAACGGGAAAACCATTTTTAAAAAACTTAGAAAATATAGATTTTAATATCACTCACTCTGGAGATTGGGTAGCTTGTGTAATTGATAGTAATAATATTGGAATAGATATAGAACAGATCAAAGATATTGATTTAACAGACTATAAAGAGATATTAACTACAGAAGAAACAGACTATATAAATGGAAAACTAGAAAATTTCTACCAAATTTGGACACTAAAAGAAAGCTACATTAAAGCACTAGGAGTTGGTGTTTATAAGTCTTTATCATCTTTTACAGTTGAACCATACGACAAACACTATGCAAAAGTTTTTCAAAATGATAATGACGAGAAACAATGGTATTTTTATAACTTCAATTTAGATGAAAAACACTATTGTTCTGTTTGCTCGCAATCAAAAATCAGTAAAGAACATTTTAACTTCTTAGAATATAAAAGTTTCTATAAAAACTTTAGATAA